In the genome of Nitrospirae bacterium CG2_30_53_67, the window AGGATCACGATCTTTTTGCACTGATCCCCTTTCTTGAAGGGGATACTGTTGGTCGCTACAACCTTGTTCAGGGCCGATTCATTGATCCGGGTCAGGGCCGGGCCTGACAGGACCGGATGCGTACAGCACGCGGAGACGCTCATGGCCCCCTGGTTCATAATCGCGCTGGATGCTTCAGCCAGAGTTCCTGCGGTATCCACCATGTCATCCAGGATCAATGCCTTTTTCCCTTCCACTTCACCGATCAGGTTCATGACCTTGGATTCATTGGGCATGGTACGCCGCTTGTCAATGATGGCGAGAGAGGCATTGAGCCGTTTGGCAAAGGCCCGGGCGCGTTGCACGCCGCCCGCATCCGGTGAGACCACCACGCAGCCCTCCCCATGCATTCCGTTCTTTCGAAAATAGTCGAGGAGTATCGGAGCGGAATACAGGTTGTCCACCGGGATATTGAAAAACCCTTGAATCTGACCCGCGTGCAGGTCCATGGTTAAGACGCGATTCGCTCCTGCGGTGGTGATGAGATCGGCCACAAGCTTGGCGGTGATGGGAACCCTCGGAAGGACCTTACGGTCCTGCCTGGCATAGCCGTAATAAGGAAGAACGGCCGTAATGCGGCGGGCCGAAGCCCTCTTCATGGCATCGATCATGATCAGGAGTTCCATCAGGTTGTGATTGACCGGGTTACAGGTGGATTGGACCACAAAAACATCCCGGCCTCTCACGTTTTCATTGATCTGCACCATGATCTCACCGTCGCTGAAGGTGCTGACCTCGGCATCTCCCAGAGAAATATTCAAATGCCCGCAGATTTCTTTTGCAAGCTCCGGATCGGAGTTTCCGGAAAAGATCTTCATCCCGCATGATCCTTTCTTGTGTCACATTCAAGAAGTGCCTTTTAACAAAAAGCTTGACTTCACTAAACATTTTTAGTTCTTCTCCCCTTTAATGGGGAAAAAAGGGTTCGAGGATTCCAGGGGTCCAGGGGTCAAGTGAAATGCTGAAACGCAAGCAAAATCTCCAGAGAAAAACACTGGATCCCAAGATGCCTTAGTGTAGTAGCCGTCGCAGACGGCAATGATATAGAAAAGCGGGACACGCGAAGCGTAACCCTTGACCCATAGGACCCTCGGCCCCTTATATTTTTAGCACTTCACCCCGTTAGAGGACAACCTCTAACGGGGTTCACTTGACCCCTGGAATCCTTGACCCCTTGACCCCTAATGTTTTCACCCGCTCTTTTGGATATGATCTAAATTTTATAAACATGGCTCGGGGGCAGGGATTCGAACCCCGATAGCCAGAACCAAAATCTGGAGTCCTACCGTTGGACGACCCCCGATTTCTATTTCCCGGTCTATGGACATAGTAAAAGGTGCGCCTCGGCTTCGGCCATCAGGATCCGCTCCCCTCTCCCAATCCCATAGTCCGGCTCTTGATGACCGTCCAATATTCGCTCAATACTTTTTCTTGAATTCTCTCGCGTGTCTCCGTATCCAGGGGATGCGCCGTATCCTTAAACGTCCCGTCCGACCGGCGTCGGCTGGGCATGGCCACAAAGATCCCTTTTCGTCCCTCGATCACTTTTAAATCTCGAACCACAAAACAATCATCAATGGTAATCGTTGCATAAGCCTTCAGCATCTTGTCTGCTACCGGAAAGATGTGAACCTCTGTAATTTCCATACAGTTGACATCACCACCTTTCTGCCGTTGAAAGATGTTCCTTAGTGGTCCTGTTCGTAAATATGGTGACGCACCGAGAGGATCGTAGGGCGGTCTCATCAAGGCACGCGACTGAGGCGTACCCTCTGTGGTACGTCGCAAGGAGCGTAACGCAGAGGAGACCGCCCTACGGCACTCGAATGCCACCGTATTTACGAATAGGGCCACTTACATTGGCTTCTATTCAAGCGATTCCGGCAAGGCGCTCAGCGTATGTATCATAAAAACCGATAGATCTTTTTTTTCTCCTAATTGCTGTTTTACGGCTCTGGCCGGATCCTCATCTGAAAAGGCCCCGAAAATAGCCGGCCCGCTTCCTGACATCAGGACATGCAGAGCACCCGAAGTTTCAAGTGTTTCTTTGATCTGCTTCAGGCATGGGTAAGCCTTAAAGGTTGCTCTTTCCAAATCGTTCTCTAAACAAATCCCGCCCGCACAGGAAACGGCGGGGAAAAACTTGGGTATGCTAATATTTTTATGTTCTATTGTCAACCCTAATTTTAGGTTCTGATATGCCCATGCCGTTGAAACTTTAAAACCCGGATAAATGAGGAGAATCCATAGGGGGGGAGATGGGGGAGAAAGTTTTTCAAGTATTTCTCCCCTCCCTGTTGCATAGGCCGAGGGGGAGAAGAGAAAGAAGGGAACATCCATGCCGATCTTCCCGGCCAGATCCATGAGCCTCTCCCTGGGAAAACCGAGATCCCACAACCGGTTCAACCCGATCAGGGTTGCTGCGGCATCGCTGCTCCCCCCTCCCAGGCCGGCGGCAATGGGTATCCTCTTGGTCAGCCGTATCCGGACCGCCGGGA includes:
- a CDS encoding septation protein SpoVG, yielding MEITEVHIFPVADKMLKAYATITIDDCFVVRDLKVIEGRKGIFVAMPSRRRSDGTFKDTAHPLDTETRERIQEKVLSEYWTVIKSRTMGLGEGSGS
- a CDS encoding 4-(cytidine 5'-diphospho)-2-C-methyl-D-erythritol kinase, coding for MNQAAVRAPAKINFGLRVLKKRPDGYHEIETVLQMISLFDDLLIQEGGTGIRIETDRDDLPVGEENLIYRAAELLARESGKFPAVRIRLTKRIPIAAGLGGGSSDAAATLIGLNRLWDLGFPRERLMDLAGKIGMDVPFFLFSPSAYATGRGEILEKLSPPSPPLWILLIYPGFKVSTAWAYQNLKLGLTIEHKNISIPKFFPAVSCAGGICLENDLERATFKAYPCLKQIKETLETSGALHVLMSGSGPAIFGAFSDEDPARAVKQQLGEKKDLSVFMIHTLSALPESLE
- a CDS encoding phosphoribosylpyrophosphate synthetase; its protein translation is MKIFSGNSDPELAKEICGHLNISLGDAEVSTFSDGEIMVQINENVRGRDVFVVQSTCNPVNHNLMELLIMIDAMKRASARRITAVLPYYGYARQDRKVLPRVPITAKLVADLITTAGANRVLTMDLHAGQIQGFFNIPVDNLYSAPILLDYFRKNGMHGEGCVVVSPDAGGVQRARAFAKRLNASLAIIDKRRTMPNESKVMNLIGEVEGKKALILDDMVDTAGTLAEASSAIMNQGAMSVSACCTHPVLSGPALTRINESALNKVVATNSIPFKKGDQCKKIVILSIGELFSKAIQNIHEETTISTLFE